CCCTAGATCCGGACCCCCCCTTCCCCCCCAGTATGTTTTTATTCATACTTTAAGGGTATGTACAATATGCATCACATTCTTTGGCACATCAGACAGTCCATGAAATGTAGGATGATCCACATCATACGCTATGCCTCTCCACAAAATGCCCAAACATTATCTCCAAAACGGACCTCATTCGGCCAACACTACCCGCAGGCACATTCTTGTTTCAGGTACCATATAGCCCAAGTGCTCCTACCTACAGCCGAGCAGCAAGCGTTACCCAAAGACCCAGAGATTTATCTACTATACATACCCTCCAACCTAGAGAACGAGGAATGTCCCAGTACACCTTTGAATTCCCCTAGTCAACTGAATTCGCCCACCTCCTAAATAGGATTCTCTACCAACAGCCTTCAAGCACTCCCAAGCCAGAGAACATGGTTATCTATTGATCGCGCTTCTCACGAGAACCGAGCTACTCAACGTTATAGGTGAATTACGTTATTGCACTGCAGGCGCATAAATCTAGTAAACTTGCTCTTTTGCGCTATTGGTTGTAACTTCAGGAACATACCTCCACCCTTCCCTCCTTCTTGCCCTTCACTGATACAAGTGGTCGGTTGGATTACTCCTCCCTAACTTCATTACCTCGGCATACCGACCTCCTACACTTGTTTTCTTTTAGCGTCTCTTCAATAAGCCCCTCAAGTGCAGAGCAGGTGTTATCTTCCTCTTGACATGTCCATCACATGATTACCGCGCATATGAATCCCCTAACACCCAGAATGTCATGGTCTGACGGATAAGGTCGTCGCAAACTTTGCACTGATGCACTTTGACCCCATTCATGGAGGGCGCGCTACCTACCTCTAGACAACAGATAGTGTAATGGTTGCCGGACATAGGAATTATTAATTCATTTACTAGGAACTGTCATTTAAATCACGTTTTACGCATCTTTTTTTTATCTTGACATTTTTTGTTTTTTTGTTAAAAAATTAAACCATTTATCCCTACATTTTCCAAATCAATCATCATCAATCATATCAAATTAACTTTCCTCTGCATTTCCTAATAACAACAAACAACAATCAATCATCATAATCACACCATAACCCCACCCTAAAACAGAACACAAAAAGCAACCTTCCCCCTACAACTCATCCCATCATGTCATCAAAAAAACAAAACAAAAATAGAAAACATAATCACAAATCATAAAACAATTATTAAGCAAATCCCCTGTTCTTGTAGCTTATAAAAAGCATGACACTGAAGATGTCAAGATGGCTGCCACAAACACCCAAGAACAAAAGACTTAGTCCTAACCTTACTGTTAGTTTTTGCTAGGTATATACATGCAAGTATCCGCGCTCCAGTGTAGACGCCCTGGACACCCTAATTAGGTAGATAGGAGCAGGTATCAGGCTCACCATTACCGTAGCCCAAAACGCCTCGCACTTGCCACACCCCCACGGGTAATCAGCAGTAGTTAATATTAAGCAATGAGTGTAAACTTGACTTAGCCATAGCAAATCTAGGGTTGGTAAATCCTGTGCCAGCCACCGCGGTCATACAGGAGACCCAAATTAACATTATAACGGCGTAAAGAGTGGTCACATGCTATCCAAGTAACTAAGATTAAAAAGCAACTGAGCTGTCACAAGCCCAAGATGCTGATAAGGCCTCCTCGTCAAAGAAGATCTTAGAACAACGATTAATTGAACTCCACGAAAGCCAGGGCCCAAACTGGGATTAGATACCCCACTATGCCTGGCCCTAAATCTTGATGCTTACACCTACTAAAGCATCCGCCCGAGAACTACGAGCACTAACGCTTAAAACTCTAAGGACTTGGCGGTGTCCCAAACCCACCTAGAGGAGCCTGTTCTATAATCGATGATCCACGATATACCTGACCATTCCTTGCCAGAACAGCCTACATACCGCCGTCTCCAGTTCACCTACCCTGAAAGCCCAACAGTGAGCGCAACAGCCCCACCACGCTAATACGACAGGTCAAGGTATAGCCTATGGAATGGTAGCAATGGGCTACATTTTCTAAGATAGAACATGACGGCAAAGGGGTATGAAATAACCCCTAGAAGGCGGATTTAGCAGTAAAGTGGGACAATCGAGCCCTCTTTAAGCCGGCCCTGGGACACGTACATACCGCCCGTCACCCTCCTCATAGGCCGCCCCCCCCCCCCCATAAATTAATAAGCTATTCAGCCAAAGATGAGGTAAGTCGTAACAAGGTAAGTGTACCGGAAGGTGCACTTAGACTACCAAGACGTAGCTTAAACAAAGCATTCAGCTTACACCTGAAAAATGTCTGTTAACATCAGATCGTCTTGATGCCAACCTCTAGCCCAATCGACATGACCTGGAATAACAAAGCTACTGCATACACCCAACTAAAGCATTTACTAGTCTTAGTATAGGCGATAGAAAAGACACCATTGGCGCGATAGAGACCACGTACCGTAAGGGAAAGATGAAATATTAGTGAAATAACCTAAGCTAAAAACAGCAAAGATCAACCCTTGTACCTTTTGCATCATGGTCTAGCAAGAAAAACCAAGCAAAATGAATTTAAGTTTGCCATCCCGAAACCCAAGCGAGCTACTTATGAGCAGCTATCTTGAGCGAACCCGTCTCTGTGGCAAAAGAGTGGGATGACTTGTTAGTAGAGGTGAAAAGCCAATCGAGCTGGGTGATAGCTGGTTGCCTGTGAAACGAATCTTAGTTCACTCTTAATTCTTCTCCAAGGAAATACACGAACCCTAATGAAGCGAATTAAGGGCAATTTAAAGGGGGTACAGCTCCTTTAAAAAAGAATACAATCTCCACGAGCGGATAAATAATATTCCCCGACTATACTGTGGGCCCTCAAGCAGCCATCAACAAAGAGTGCGTTAAAGCTCTACTCCATAAAAATATAAGAACAATATGACTCCCTCATCATTAACAGGCTAACCTATATTTAAATAGGAGAATTAATGCTAGAATGAGTAACCTGGGTCCTCCCTCTACGACGCAAGCTTACATCGGCACATTATTAACAAATCACCAATATACGATAAATCAAACAAGCAGAGTATTAGGTACATTGTTAACCCGACAGAGGAGCGTCCATTAAGAAAGATTAAAACCTGTAAAAGGAACTCGGCAAATCGTCAAGGCCCGACTGTTTACCAAAAACATAGCCTTCAGCAAACCACAGACAAGTATTGAAGGTGATGCCTGCCCGGTGACTCACGTTTAACGGCCGCGGTATCCTAACCGTGCAAAGGTAGCGCAATCAATTGTCCCATAAATCGAGACTAGTATGAATGGCTAAACGAGGTCTTAACTGTCTCTTACAGGCAATCGGTGAAATTGATCTCCCTGTACAAAAGCAGGGATAAACACATAAGACGAGAAGACCCTGTGGAACTTTAAAACCAGCAACCACCTTAAAACACATACACACCCACCGGGTTCACTGACACATAAGATACTGGTCTGCGTTTTTCGGTTGGGGCGACCTTGGAGTAAAACAAAACCTCCAAAAATTAGACCAAACCTCTAGACTGAGAGCAACCCCTCAACGTGCTAATAGCATCCAGACCCAATACAATTGATCAATGGACCAAGCTACCCCAGGGATAACAGCGCAATCTCCTTCGAGAGTCCATATCGACGAGGAGGTTTACGACCTCGATGTTGGATCAGGACATCCTAGTGGTGCAGCCGCTACTAAGGGTTCGTTTGTTCAACGATTAACAGTCCTACGTGATCTGAGTTCAGACCGGAGTGATCCAGGTCGGTTTCTATCTATGATGAACTCTTCCCAGTACGAAAGGATAGGAAAAGTGAGGCCAATACTACAAGCAAGCCTTCGCCTTAAGTAATGAAACCAACTTAATTACAAAAGGCTATCACACCACACCACGTCCAAGAAAAGGACCAGCTAGCGTGGCAGAGCTCGGAAAATGCAAAAGGCTTAAGTCCTTTAACTCAGAGGTTCAAATCCTCTCCCTAGCTTAACTCAACAACCCATGATTAACCACCCCCTGTTAATTAACCTAATCATAGCCCTCTCCTACGCTCTACCAATCTTAATTGCAGTAGCTTTCCTCACCCTAGTAGAACGTAAAATCTTAAGTTACATACAAGGCCGAAAAGGCCCAAATATTGTCGGCCCATACGGCCTCCTACAACCCCTGGCAGACGGAGTAAAACTATTCATCAAAGAACCCATCCGACCATCAACGTCATCACCAATCCTGTTCATTGCAACCCCAATACTAGCCCTACTCCTAGCAATCTCCATCTGAACTCCTCTACCTTTACCATTCTCTCTAGCAGACCTCAACCTAGGCCTTTTATTTCTACTAGCTATATCAAGCCTAGCAGTATACTCCATTTTATGATCTGGCTGAGCATCTAACTCAAAATATGCTCTAATTGGAGCATTACGAGCAGTAGCCCAAACAATTTCATATGAGGTAACCCTAGCAATCATCCTCCTATCTGTCATCCTTCTCAGTGGCAACTACACCCTCAATACTCTCGCAATTACCCAAGAACCCCTCTATCTTATCTTCTCATGTTGACCTCTTGCTATGATATGATATGTCTCCACACTTGCTGAAACCAACCGTGCTCCCTTTGATTTAACAGAAGGGGAATCTGAACTAGTATCCGGATTCAACGTAGAGTATGCAGCAGGCCCATTCGCACTATTCTTTCTAGCAGAATACGCTAATATTATACTTATAAACACCATTACCATCATCCTATTCTTTAACCCAAGCTCACTAAATCTGCCACAAGAACTATTCCCCGTAGTACTAGCCACTAAAGTTCTACTACTGTCAGCAGGGTTCCTATGAATTCGCGCCTCTTGCCCTCGATTCCGATATGACCAACTAATGCACTTACTATGAAAAAATTTCCTACCCCTTACACTTGCTCTATGCCTCTGACACACCAGCATGCCAATCTGCTATGCAGGACTACCTCCATATCTAAGACCACCGGAAATGTGCCTGAACACTAAGGGTCACTATGATAAAGTGAACATGGAGGTATACCAGCCCTCT
The Serinus canaria mitochondrion, complete genome DNA segment above includes these coding regions:
- the ND1 gene encoding NADH dehydrogenase subunit 1, which gives rise to MINHPLLINLIMALSYALPILIAVAFLTLVERKILSYMQGRKGPNIVGPYGLLQPLADGVKLFIKEPIRPSTSSPILFIATPMLALLLAISIWTPLPLPFSLADLNLGLLFLLAMSSLAVYSILWSGWASNSKYALIGALRAVAQTISYEVTLAIILLSVILLSGNYTLNTLAITQEPLYLIFSCWPLAMMWYVSTLAETNRAPFDLTEGESELVSGFNVEYAAGPFALFFLAEYANIMLMNTITIILFFNPSSLNLPQELFPVVLATKVLLLSAGFLWIRASCPRFRYDQLMHLLWKNFLPLTLALCLWHTSMPICYAGLPPYL